In Lineus longissimus chromosome 9, tnLinLong1.2, whole genome shotgun sequence, one genomic interval encodes:
- the LOC135494179 gene encoding uncharacterized protein LOC135494179, with the protein MLKKKGSKSLKESSSSSSRKRTSTDAEPTEPHIAKRPSFEAIDLDQDTKDKINSEFEAMFPDNAAWFLLRWRHSFALKIIEVAKLEKTTEITDLLTKYGDGNNWK; encoded by the exons ATGTTGAAGAAGAAAGGGTCAAAGTCCTTGAAAGAAAGTTCATCAAGTTCAAGTCGTAAAAGGACTTCAACAGATGCAGAACCAACAGAACCACACATTGCAAAACGACCCTCATTTGAAGCTATTGATCTTGACCAGGATACCAAGGATAAG ATCAACTCCGAATTTGAGGCAATGTTCCCTGATAATGCGGCGTGGTTCCTTCTTAGGTGGCGCCACTCATTTGCACTCAAAATAATTGAGGTTGCCAAATTGGAGAAGACAACTGAAATTACAGACCTGCTAACAAAGTATGGGGATGGAAATA ATTGGAAGTGA